The Vibrio ishigakensis genome has a window encoding:
- a CDS encoding helix-turn-helix transcriptional regulator — MQPIRQPLPQHTDSHTFSCYAIHLKKQDPYWHYHKQIELIYAIEGSCRSLVGDSRDILSAGQLLLLGEDLPHDLVVEPEHPHCKFMVIHFHSEFLSAFPEFKATRELLDLAKLGLRFDDMPLAIKENLLDIENLEPPLQMVRMLTVLHELVQESQRHAPKVLSSVKFTKYDIEKQRYEKLNRVLAFIHDNKGESLSVDTVASHANMTSPAFCRWFKKSMSISFLTYLNNVRIEDACRLLINSQQQIGQIAIETGFDSLSSFNRNFLKLKGCSPSEYRKSVQTPA, encoded by the coding sequence ATGCAGCCTATTAGACAGCCTCTACCACAACATACGGATTCGCATACCTTCTCTTGTTATGCGATCCACCTAAAAAAGCAGGACCCTTATTGGCACTATCACAAACAGATAGAGCTGATTTACGCCATCGAGGGCAGTTGCCGCAGCTTGGTTGGAGATAGCCGAGATATTCTGTCCGCCGGACAGCTGCTGCTACTGGGTGAAGATCTTCCCCATGATCTAGTCGTGGAACCTGAACACCCGCACTGCAAATTTATGGTGATCCACTTCCACAGTGAATTCTTGTCGGCGTTTCCAGAGTTCAAGGCCACTCGTGAATTGCTCGACTTGGCTAAACTTGGGCTTCGCTTTGATGATATGCCACTGGCAATCAAAGAAAACCTGCTCGATATCGAAAACCTCGAGCCACCGCTACAAATGGTGCGTATGCTGACCGTTTTGCACGAACTGGTTCAGGAGAGCCAGCGCCATGCGCCAAAGGTTTTGTCCTCGGTAAAATTCACTAAATACGATATCGAGAAGCAGCGCTACGAGAAGCTCAATCGGGTACTTGCCTTTATTCACGACAACAAAGGCGAGTCACTGTCGGTGGATACTGTGGCAAGCCACGCCAATATGACCAGCCCAGCTTTTTGCCGCTGGTTTAAAAAGTCCATGTCGATTAGCTTTCTCACCTATCTCAACAATGTTCGAATCGAAGATGCGTGCCGACTACTGATAAACAGCCAGCAGCAGATTGGCCAGATTGCCATAGAGACTGGTTTTGATAGCTTGAGTAGCTTCAATCGTAACTTTTTAAAGCTTAAAGGCTGCTCACCGAGCGAGTATCGCAAGTCGGTGCAGACACCAGCCTAA
- a CDS encoding LacI family DNA-binding transcriptional regulator, which yields MTTIVDLAQYCGVSTATISMVLRNKGRISEKTRDRVLKAVDELGYIYNQSAANLRSRNNNQIALLVNDITNPFFSQLTTGVNEHIESINKLLFLAISGNSKEKQEKFIENMLSYNTSGLILCPTPNFDVRLLDTLKKRQLSIVLSVRPIDGTDLDFVGTDNFYGAQLVTKHLIDLGHRHIAFVGGEEGSMTRSSRLAGYMAKLMEHGISPNPRYIVPSPSTRRGGAEAIRYILQYHHKVTAVVCHQDVIAFGVMNALHAKGLFPGKDFAVTGFDDVPEARESYPDLTTVSVSATEIGRRAAKALVERIEGNDEPQRRIIISPKLVVRQSTGAQSHSTY from the coding sequence ATGACGACTATTGTTGACCTAGCTCAATATTGCGGTGTTTCCACCGCAACCATTTCCATGGTTTTGAGGAATAAAGGTCGAATTTCAGAAAAAACCCGTGACCGTGTTCTCAAAGCTGTAGACGAACTTGGCTATATCTATAACCAGTCCGCCGCCAACCTGAGATCGCGAAATAATAACCAGATAGCCCTACTGGTTAACGACATAACCAACCCTTTCTTCAGCCAGTTAACCACCGGGGTTAATGAGCACATAGAAAGCATCAATAAACTGCTGTTTCTGGCTATCTCTGGTAACTCTAAGGAGAAACAAGAGAAGTTCATTGAGAACATGCTCAGCTACAACACCTCAGGTCTAATTCTTTGTCCGACACCAAACTTTGATGTTCGCCTACTCGATACCCTAAAAAAGCGCCAGCTATCTATCGTGTTATCTGTACGACCTATCGATGGCACCGACCTGGACTTTGTCGGTACCGACAACTTTTATGGTGCACAGCTGGTCACCAAGCACCTGATTGACCTTGGTCATCGCCACATCGCATTTGTTGGTGGTGAGGAAGGGTCGATGACGCGTTCGAGTCGATTAGCGGGATACATGGCAAAACTGATGGAGCACGGAATTTCCCCTAATCCGCGCTACATAGTACCATCCCCGTCTACTCGTCGAGGCGGTGCCGAAGCCATCCGCTATATCCTGCAATATCACCACAAGGTGACTGCAGTCGTATGCCACCAAGATGTGATCGCCTTTGGGGTAATGAACGCACTGCACGCAAAAGGGTTGTTCCCCGGTAAAGATTTCGCGGTAACCGGATTCGATGATGTACCAGAGGCGAGAGAGTCCTACCCAGACCTCACCACGGTGTCGGTATCGGCCACCGAGATCGGTCGGCGCGCTGCCAAGGCATTGGTAGAGCGCATCGAGGGTAATGATGAGCCTCAGCGCAGGATCATCATCTCACCCAAACTCGTAGTGCGACAATCCACCGGCGCTCAGAGCCATAGCACCTACTAG
- a CDS encoding ABC transporter ATP-binding protein has protein sequence MASVQLHSVIKSYENGFNAVKGIDLDIKDGEFMVFVGPSGCAKSTTLRMIAGLEAITDGEVKIGGRTVNMVPAKDRGVAMVFQDYALYPHKTVYDNMAFSLKISKMPKDEIDRRVQEAAKELEITDLLMRKPKEMSGGQRQRVAVGRAIVRKPDVFLFDEPLSNLDAKLRVSMRAKISKLHQKLKKQGSPATMIYVTHDQIEALTLGDRICVLNQGEIMQVDTPSNLYKYPKNKFVAGFIGTPPMNLIDCVLDEEKGEAYVEPVPGEKIAIPQNSNLMPYMGGKVCFGIRPEHVQVVPHDEAGAIDGKLLVVENMGDEKYLHFRVGAGTVISKMADIDIDPSDVGFNYKLKFNTQFSHVFDVNTEENVTLK, from the coding sequence ATGGCAAGTGTGCAGTTACACTCAGTGATAAAAAGCTATGAAAATGGCTTTAACGCAGTCAAAGGCATCGATCTAGATATTAAAGACGGCGAGTTTATGGTCTTTGTTGGACCATCAGGTTGTGCGAAATCAACCACCCTAAGAATGATTGCTGGCCTAGAGGCTATCACCGATGGTGAGGTGAAGATTGGTGGTCGAACCGTCAACATGGTCCCAGCGAAAGATCGCGGCGTAGCCATGGTGTTTCAGGACTACGCTCTGTATCCGCACAAAACCGTATACGACAACATGGCGTTCAGCTTGAAGATCAGCAAGATGCCAAAAGATGAAATCGATCGTCGCGTGCAAGAGGCGGCGAAAGAGCTGGAAATCACAGATCTGCTGATGCGTAAGCCTAAAGAGATGTCTGGGGGCCAGCGTCAGCGTGTAGCGGTAGGCCGTGCTATCGTGCGTAAGCCAGACGTATTCCTATTCGATGAGCCTCTCTCAAACCTTGATGCAAAATTGCGTGTCTCTATGCGCGCTAAGATCTCAAAACTGCATCAGAAGCTCAAGAAGCAAGGTAGCCCAGCGACCATGATCTACGTAACCCACGATCAGATTGAAGCGCTGACTCTAGGTGATCGTATCTGCGTGTTGAATCAAGGTGAGATCATGCAGGTAGATACACCATCAAATCTGTACAAGTATCCAAAAAACAAGTTTGTAGCGGGCTTTATTGGCACACCGCCTATGAACCTGATCGATTGTGTACTGGACGAAGAGAAAGGCGAAGCGTATGTGGAGCCAGTCCCTGGAGAGAAAATCGCAATTCCACAAAACAGTAACCTAATGCCATATATGGGCGGGAAGGTATGTTTCGGTATCCGCCCTGAGCATGTTCAAGTGGTTCCGCATGATGAAGCAGGTGCTATCGACGGCAAGCTTTTGGTGGTTGAAAACATGGGTGACGAGAAATATCTGCACTTTAGAGTCGGTGCAGGTACAGTGATCTCAAAGATGGCGGACATTGATATCGATCCAAGCGATGTTGGCTTCAACTACAAGCTGAAATTTAATACTCAGTTTAGCCATGTATTTGATGTAAATACGGAAGAGAACGTAACTCTGAAGTAA
- a CDS encoding carbohydrate ABC transporter permease, translated as MHVHESLPRKSSFNLLHFLVMGSAQIKRGDQIKGVFLLVIQLLFIFYIPQFIHSINGLITLGEVTQQRNGFEVIQGDNSIHLLVEGVVMASFLVMFITLYVFNVKDSLRDVPYCRISVKQQFKNIYEEYFPALALTPAAIATLFFIILPIIITAMVALTNYSAPNYIPPRNLVDWVGLENFFRLSSAKGWSSTFISITIWTLIWATTVTILTYAVGFMMSSAVENRQVKFKGMWRLILILPYAIPAFVSLLSFRLMLNGIGPVNDFLASIGIGSIAFLTDPLYAKLVCIFVGVWLGSPFYMLLITSAKTNIPANLYEASEVDGASRFQQFREITLPLVLQQTAPTLVMNFAMNFNNMGIVYLITDGGPINTDYVYAGHTDILISWIYKMTLEFKQYQMASVVSILIFLFLSVIAIWQFRRMKSFKEEVA; from the coding sequence ATGCATGTACACGAAAGTTTGCCACGGAAAAGTAGCTTTAATCTTTTGCACTTTTTAGTGATGGGAAGTGCACAAATAAAAAGAGGCGACCAGATCAAGGGTGTTTTCCTACTGGTTATACAGCTACTTTTTATTTTCTATATCCCGCAATTTATCCATTCAATCAATGGCTTAATCACTCTAGGTGAGGTGACTCAACAGCGCAATGGCTTCGAGGTTATTCAGGGGGATAACTCGATCCACTTGCTGGTGGAAGGGGTAGTAATGGCGTCATTCCTAGTGATGTTTATTACCTTGTATGTCTTTAATGTTAAAGACTCCCTAAGAGATGTGCCTTATTGCCGAATTTCGGTTAAGCAGCAATTTAAAAATATCTATGAAGAATATTTCCCTGCTCTGGCATTAACACCGGCGGCAATTGCGACTCTATTCTTTATCATATTGCCAATTATCATCACTGCGATGGTGGCGCTGACAAACTACTCTGCACCTAACTATATTCCGCCAAGGAATCTGGTTGACTGGGTCGGTCTTGAAAACTTCTTCAGACTTTCCAGCGCGAAAGGTTGGTCAAGCACCTTTATCTCCATCACTATCTGGACGCTGATTTGGGCGACCACAGTGACAATTTTGACCTACGCGGTTGGCTTTATGATGTCGAGCGCGGTGGAGAACCGTCAGGTTAAGTTCAAGGGCATGTGGCGTCTTATCCTTATATTGCCTTATGCCATCCCTGCGTTCGTTAGCTTGCTCTCGTTCCGCCTGATGCTAAACGGTATCGGCCCGGTAAACGACTTCCTAGCTTCTATTGGCATTGGTTCGATTGCCTTTTTGACTGACCCTCTGTATGCCAAGTTGGTGTGTATCTTTGTGGGTGTATGGCTGGGTAGCCCTTTCTATATGCTGCTGATCACTAGTGCTAAAACCAATATCCCTGCCAACCTGTATGAGGCGAGTGAGGTAGATGGTGCGAGTCGATTCCAACAGTTCAGAGAGATCACCTTACCACTGGTTCTCCAGCAAACCGCACCGACGCTGGTGATGAACTTTGCAATGAACTTTAACAACATGGGTATCGTGTATCTGATCACAGATGGTGGACCTATTAATACCGACTACGTGTATGCAGGCCACACGGACATCCTGATCTCATGGATCTACAAAATGACGCTTGAATTTAAGCAATATCAGATGGCATCGGTAGTATCTATCCTGATCTTCTTGTTCCTATCCGTCATCGCAATCTGGCAATTCCGCCGCATGAAGTCGTTTAAGGAAGAGGTAGCGTAA